The following proteins are encoded in a genomic region of Vidua macroura isolate BioBank_ID:100142 chromosome 10, ASM2450914v1, whole genome shotgun sequence:
- the RNF13 gene encoding E3 ubiquitin-protein ligase RNF13, with amino-acid sequence MLLSIGMLMLSATQIYTIVTVQLFAFLNLLPVEADILAYNLENGTRTFDDLPARFGYRLPAEGLKGFLINSKPENACEPIAPPPLRDNSSGAFIVLIRRLECNFDVKVLNAQRAGYKAAIVHNVDSDDLISMGSNDIEVLKKIDIPSVFIGETSANSLKEEFTYEKGGHIVLIPEFSLPLEYYLIPFLIIVGICLILIVIFMITKFVQDRHRARRNRLRKDQLKKLPVHKFKKGDEYDVCAICLDEYEDGDKLRILPCSHAYHCKCVDPWLTKTKKTCPVCKQKVVPSQGDSDSETDSSQEENEVSENTPLLRPLASVSTQSFGALSESHSHQNMTESSEYEEDDNDNVDSSDAENGMNEESVVVQLQPSEDREYRVANTV; translated from the exons ATGCTGTTGTCAATAGGAATGCTGATGTTGTCTGCCACTCAGATATACACTATTGTGACTGTGCAGTTGTTTGCCTTCCTGAATCTTTTACCTGTGGAGGCAGATATTTTAGCA taTAACCTTGAAAATGGAACCCGGACATTTGATGATCTACCTGCTAGATTTGGCTACAGACTGCCAGCAGAAGGcttgaag GGATTTCTAATAAATTCCAAACCAGAGAATGCATGTGAGCCTATAGCCCCACCTCCACTGAGAGACAACTCCTCTGGTGCTTTTATTGTATTAATCCGAAGGCTGGAGTGTAACTTTGATGTCAAG GTCTTAAATGCCCAGAGAGCTGGATACAAGGCAGCTATAGTTCACAATGTTGATTCTGATGACCTCATAAGCATGGGATCCAACGACA ttGAGGTTTTAAAGAAGATTGACATTCCTTCTGTCTTTATTGGTGAGACATCAGCTAATTCTCTTAAAGAGGAGTTTACTTACGAAAAAGG TGGCCACATTGTGTTAATCCCAGAGTTCAGTCTTCCTTTGGAGTACTACTTAATCCCTTTCCTAATAATAGTAGGGATCTGTCTTATTCTCATCGTCATATTTATG ATAACAAAATTTGTTCAGGACAGACACAGAGCAAGAAGGAATCGTCTTAGGAAGGATCAACTTAAGAAACTTCCTGTACATAAGTTTAAGAAAG GAGATGAATATGATGTGTGTGCCATCTGTCTGGATGAATATGAGGATGGAGACAAGCTCAGGATCCTTCCATGCTCTCATG CATATCACTGCAAGTGTGTGGACCCGTGgctgacaaaaacaaaaaaaacctgtcctGTGTGTAAGCAGAAAGTGGTCCCTTCCCAGGGGGACTCTGACTCAGAGACAGACAGCAGCCAAGAGGAGAATGAAGTGTCTGAGAACACTCCTCTGCTCAGGCCTTTGGCCTCGGTCAGCACACAGTCCTTCGGGGCTCTGTCAGAGTCCCATTCCCATCAGAACATGACCGAGTCCTCGGAGTATGAGGAGGATGACAATGACAATGTTGATAGCAGTGATGCAGAAAATGGGATGAATGAAGAAAGTGTAGTGGTTCAGCTGCAGCCCAGTGAGGACAGGGAGTACAGAGTGGCAAACACTGTCTGA
- the COMMD2 gene encoding COMM domain-containing protein 2, whose protein sequence is MLLVLSAEHRAHLGCLPRAGGAAVGELGRLALEQLRRGAAPRACESAARKLNISIDIIQHGIEGLMYLLTESSKLMISEVDFQDSIHVLGFSDELNKSLLQLYLDNRKEIRSILGELAPRLPSYHSLEWRLDVQLASRSLRQQIKPAVTMKLHLNQNEDQTAQVLQTDPATLLHLIQQLEQALGEMKMNHCRRIVRNMK, encoded by the exons ATGCTGCTGGTGCTGTCGGCGGAGCACAGGGCGCACCTGGGCTGTTTGCCGCGGGCCGGCGGCGCAG CCGTTGGCGAGCTGGGGCGCCTGGCGCTGGAGCAGCTGCGGCGGGGAGCGGCACCGCGGGCCTGCGAGTCCGCTGCCA GAAAGCTGAACATTAGCATTGACATCATTCAGCATGGGATAGAAGGACTAATGTATCTTCTTACTGAGAGTTCCAAGCTTATG ATTTCTGAGGTTGACTTCCAAGATTCCATTCATGTTTTGGGATTCTCAGACGAATTGAACAAATCCTTGCTCCAGCTGTACCTTGACAACAGGAAAGAGATCAGGAGCATTCTTGGAGAGCTGGCACCAAGGCTTCCCAGCTACCACAGTCTGGAGTGGAGACTGGATGTGCAG CTTGCAAGCAGAAGTTTGAGACAACAAATCAAGCCTGCTGTGACTATGAAGCTACATCTTAATCAAAATGAAGATCAAACTGCCCAGGTGTTGCAAACTGACCCTGCTACCCTTCTCCACCTtatccagcagctggagcaggcgTTGGGGGAGATGAAGATGAACCACTGCAGAAGAATAGTGCGCAACATGAAATAA
- the PFN2 gene encoding profilin-2 isoform X1: MAGWQSYVDNLMCDGCCQEAAIVGYCDAKYVWAATAGGIFQSITPGEIDMIVGKDREGFFTNGLTLGAKKCSVIRDSLYVDGDCTMDIRTKSQGGEPTYNVAVGRAGRVLVFVMGKEGVHGGGLNKKAYSMAKYLRDSGF; encoded by the exons ATGGCCGGCTGGCAGAGCTACGTGGACAACCTGATGTGCgatggctgctgccaggaggccGCCATTGTGGGCTACTGCGACGCCAAGTACGTCTGGGCAGCCACGGCCGGCGGCATCTTCCAGAGCATCACG CCAGGAGAAATAGATATGATTGTAGGAAAAGACCGAGAGGGTTTCTTCACCAATGGTCTGACCCTTGGTGCAAAGAAGTGCTCTGTGATCAGAGATAGCCTGTATGTCGATGGTGACTGCACAATGGACATCAGGACAAAGAGTCAAGGTGGTGAGCCGACATATAATGTTGCTGTAGGCAGAGCTGGACGAG tctTGGTCTTTGTAATGGGCAAAGAAGGGGTCCATGGAGGCGGATTGAATAAGAAGGCATACTCAATGGCAAAATACTTGAGAGACTCTGGGTTCTAG
- the PFN2 gene encoding profilin-2 isoform X2 has protein sequence MAGWQSYVDNLMCDGCCQEAAIVGYCDAKYVWAATAGGIFQSITPGEIDMIVGKDREGFFTNGLTLGAKKCSVIRDSLYVDGDCTMDIRTKSQGGEPTYNVAVGRAGRALVIVMGKEGVHGGALNKKAYELALYLRRSDV, from the exons ATGGCCGGCTGGCAGAGCTACGTGGACAACCTGATGTGCgatggctgctgccaggaggccGCCATTGTGGGCTACTGCGACGCCAAGTACGTCTGGGCAGCCACGGCCGGCGGCATCTTCCAGAGCATCACG CCAGGAGAAATAGATATGATTGTAGGAAAAGACCGAGAGGGTTTCTTCACCAATGGTCTGACCCTTGGTGCAAAGAAGTGCTCTGTGATCAGAGATAGCCTGTATGTCGATGGTGACTGCACAATGGACATCAGGACAAAGAGTCAAGGTGGTGAGCCGACATATAATGTTGCTGTAGGCAGAGCTGGACGAG CATTGGTTATAGTCATGGGAAAGGAAGGTGTCCATGGAGGGGCACTCAACAAGAAAGCATATGAACTGGCTTTATACCTGAGGAGGTCTGATGTCTGA